From the genome of Nakamurella flavida, one region includes:
- a CDS encoding GNAT family N-acetyltransferase — protein sequence MSVSDLLRPPTTSATVRATATGTGTPAGRYRLALDTDASDVHAAQRLRHDVFLAEFGSTPDGAGADICRSGRDVDEFDDRCDHLIVWFDTDHGPSQAVATYRLLPPHANDADPRATGLYAHGEFGLAPLESLLDETVEAGRSCVHPDHRRGGAIALLWGGIARYLHLTGHRYLLGCASVPLADGAGNAAAVWDLVRDNHLAPPWRRCRPRRILPLGGTPRPARADIPPLIRGYLRLGAWVCGPPAHDDALGSADFLVLLDLAVADQRYLRRFLGGEAVLQTWDGTAGGRGGLEIAAGRDGR from the coding sequence GTGAGCGTGTCCGATCTGCTTCGGCCCCCGACCACCTCTGCGACCGTCCGGGCGACGGCGACCGGGACCGGTACGCCGGCCGGCCGCTACCGACTCGCCCTGGACACCGATGCGAGCGACGTGCACGCGGCCCAGCGGCTGCGCCACGACGTCTTCCTCGCCGAGTTCGGCTCGACCCCCGACGGTGCCGGGGCCGACATCTGTCGCAGCGGGCGGGATGTCGACGAGTTCGACGATCGCTGCGACCACCTCATCGTCTGGTTCGACACCGACCACGGGCCGTCGCAGGCGGTGGCCACCTACCGGTTGCTGCCGCCGCACGCCAACGACGCCGACCCACGGGCCACCGGCCTGTACGCGCACGGCGAGTTCGGATTGGCCCCGCTGGAGTCGTTGCTCGACGAGACGGTGGAGGCCGGACGGTCGTGCGTGCACCCCGACCACCGGCGCGGGGGAGCGATCGCGCTGCTGTGGGGCGGGATCGCCCGCTACCTGCACCTGACGGGTCACCGCTACCTGCTCGGCTGCGCCTCGGTGCCGCTGGCCGACGGGGCCGGGAATGCCGCCGCCGTCTGGGATCTCGTCCGGGACAACCATCTCGCGCCGCCGTGGCGTCGCTGTCGGCCCCGTCGCATCCTGCCGTTGGGCGGCACTCCCCGGCCGGCCCGCGCCGACATCCCGCCGCTCATCCGGGGGTACCTGCGGCTCGGCGCGTGGGTGTGCGGCCCGCCCGCCCACGACGACGCCCTGGGCAGTGCGGACTTCCTCGTGCTGCTCGACCTGGCCGTTGCCGATCAGCGCTACCTCCGGCGTTTCCTGGGCGGTGAGGCCGTGCTGCAGACATGGGACGGGACCGCCGGCGGGCGGGGCGGTCTGGAGATCGCAGCCGGGCGCGACGGCCGATGA
- a CDS encoding lysophospholipid acyltransferase family protein, with protein sequence MGGAVVIGRLLHAAVVLLCLAATLLLLAGLGIDVRMQGRVRPGPTLVVANHVSWIDLLVLAACAPTRPVAKREVCGWPVVGAVARRSGALFVDRDSWRSLPASVTEMTTALRRGHRVQVFPEATTRCGSSLAPFRRAAFQAALDAAVPVSPVTLQYRDTSGRPTAAAAFTGEMTMWESVLRVVRLPGVVVEVHWLPCVPAIPGTGHPATDRRMLARFVQDAVAADLGQGVVHPPGRPAPVLPFGPVVPAPVGLLRAAG encoded by the coding sequence GTGGGCGGGGCGGTCGTCATCGGTCGGTTGCTGCACGCGGCGGTGGTGCTGCTGTGCCTGGCCGCGACGCTCCTGCTGCTCGCCGGTCTCGGCATCGACGTGCGGATGCAGGGTCGGGTCCGCCCCGGCCCGACCCTGGTGGTGGCCAACCACGTCTCGTGGATCGACCTGCTGGTGCTCGCCGCCTGCGCACCGACCCGCCCGGTGGCCAAACGGGAGGTCTGCGGCTGGCCGGTCGTCGGGGCGGTCGCCCGTCGGTCCGGAGCGCTGTTCGTGGACCGGGATTCCTGGCGCTCCCTGCCCGCCTCCGTCACGGAGATGACGACGGCGCTGCGGCGCGGGCACCGGGTGCAGGTCTTCCCGGAGGCGACCACCCGCTGCGGGAGCTCGCTGGCCCCCTTCCGCCGGGCCGCGTTCCAGGCCGCGCTCGATGCCGCCGTCCCGGTCAGTCCGGTCACCCTGCAGTACCGGGACACCAGCGGTCGACCGACCGCCGCTGCCGCCTTCACGGGCGAGATGACGATGTGGGAGTCGGTTCTCCGGGTGGTCCGGCTGCCGGGAGTGGTGGTCGAGGTGCACTGGCTGCCGTGCGTGCCCGCGATCCCGGGCACCGGGCACCCGGCCACGGACCGCCGCATGCTGGCCCGGTTCGTGCAGGACGCCGTGGCCGCCGACCTCGGCCAGGGCGTGGTGCATCCGCCGGGGCGGCCCGCCCCGGTCCTGCCGTTCGGCCCGGTGGTACCCGCCCCGGTCGGGCTGCTCCGCGCGGCCGGTTGA
- a CDS encoding TetR/AcrR family transcriptional regulator yields the protein MEAVLTEAVGLLDEAGEPALTFRALAARLGGGVASIYWYVQSKDELLDRAADHVMATVLADTERFVTDPDPIDAIRGIGVTLYDAAVDRPWLGNYFMRNTGQQPNSLRLYERIGGQVLRLELTPRQSFHAASAVVGFVVGLAADMGQEPPAEVLSGEVDRDEFMNRIVQQWRDLDPADYPFLHTIIDEFVVHQDTDQFRAGFDLLLDGLRRQAAGRSS from the coding sequence ATGGAGGCGGTGCTGACCGAGGCCGTCGGGCTGCTGGACGAGGCCGGCGAGCCCGCCTTGACCTTCCGCGCGCTGGCCGCCCGGCTGGGCGGGGGCGTCGCCAGCATCTACTGGTACGTGCAGAGCAAGGACGAGCTGCTCGACCGCGCCGCCGACCACGTGATGGCGACCGTGCTCGCGGACACCGAACGGTTCGTGACCGATCCGGACCCCATCGACGCGATCCGGGGCATCGGCGTCACCCTGTACGACGCCGCCGTCGACCGGCCCTGGCTGGGCAACTACTTCATGCGCAACACCGGTCAGCAGCCGAACTCGCTCCGGCTCTACGAACGGATCGGCGGCCAGGTCCTCCGCCTCGAGCTGACCCCGCGGCAGTCGTTCCACGCCGCGTCCGCGGTCGTCGGCTTCGTCGTCGGACTCGCGGCCGACATGGGACAGGAACCCCCGGCCGAGGTGCTCAGCGGCGAGGTGGACCGCGACGAGTTCATGAACCGGATCGTGCAGCAGTGGCGCGACCTCGACCCGGCCGACTACCCGTTCCTGCACACGATCATCGACGAGTTCGTCGTGCACCAGGACACCGACCAGTTCCGCGCCGGGTTCGACCTGTTGCTGGACGGGCTGCGCCGACAGGCGGCCGGGCGCTCGAGCTGA